The Zygosaccharomyces rouxii strain CBS732 chromosome A complete sequence genome window below encodes:
- the SUV3 gene encoding ATP-dependent RNA helicase SUV3 (similar to uniprot|P32580 Saccharomyces cerevisiae YPL029W SUV3 ATP-dependent RNA helicase component of the mitochondrial degradosome), whose protein sequence is MRGRWGLLRFTCGGLLRNFRREYHGKRNSLRIFEDNRWLVQKPSLTSIPPQERSQVDAIGFMFGRNAPENIYTSDENFKELLDKSMHHVYNQKLTASFAGQENYKDYAWLKLRDYIYGQLKDGSLQEKVKQYKPSLTQLIKPSCPAHVVPQLIKVDDYDSNTWQTILKNKVDSKLNKYVHFLSQTYDYIYEQEVLPLMMKTKKTDGSDDVDISNPVEWFAEARKMKRHIIMHIGPTNSGKTYRALQQLKHANRGYYAGPLRLLAREIYDRFQKDGVRCNLLTGEEVIHDLDSAGNPAGLTSGTVEMVPLTQDFDVVVLDEIQMMADLDRGWAWSNALLGAKAREVHVCGEKSTLPLIKNIIKMTGDKLTVNEYERLGKLKVEDWVLPKGYKSLRKGDCVVAFSKKRILDLKLRIEKDTNLKVAVIYGSLPPETRIQQAHLFNSGEYDIMVASDAIGMGLNLSIDRVIFTTDVKFNGKELVELSSSNIKQIGGRAGRFKSGSQGQDIPQGFITTFDPSVLSTIRRGMDAPIDYLQSAVIWPTDEICGNIITKFPPGTPPSVLLKAIALRLEKSSHKLFTMSDLKNKLNVLAIFEHMDDIAFFDKLRLSNAPVKDLPLVRNAFAQFCDTIAKRQTRGLLSYPFPFEVLDYKCITDEKFGLELYESLYNIIMLYFWLGNRYPSYFIDYESATDLKYFCELIIFEKLDRLKKNPYNKGAPQSVGSIYKQRAHFVNQYTRKRN, encoded by the coding sequence ATGAGAGGTCGTTGGGGACTTCTTAGGTTCACATGCGGGGGGTTACTGCGAAATTTCAGGAGAGAATACCACGGCAAAAGGAATTCCTTGAGgatttttgaagataatCGATGGTTGGTTCAAAAACCTAGTTTAACGAGCATACCACCTCAAGAGAGATCCCAAGTGGATGCTATTGGATTCATGTTTGGTCGTAATGCTCCCGAGAATATCTACACatctgatgaaaatttcaaagagtTGTTGGATAAAAGTATGCATCATGTATACAATCAAAAGTTAACAGCGTCTTTTGCAGGTCAAGAGAATTACAAGGACTATGCCTGGTTAAAGCTTCGAGATTATATTTATGGACAGTTGAAGGATGGGAGTTTACAAGAAAAAGTAAAACAATACAAACCTAGCTTGACTCAACTCATTAAGCCTTCATGCCCCGCACATGTGGTTCCCCAGTTGATTAAAGTAGATGACTACGATTCTAATACCTGGCAAActattttgaagaataaagTCGACTCGAAACTGAATAAATATGTGCACTTTCTGTCACAGACTTACGATTACATTTACGAACAAGAGGTGCTGCCGCTCATGATGAAGACAAAGAAGACCGATGGGTCCGACGACGTGGATATTTCGAACCCTGTGGAATGGTTTGCCGAAGCtagaaagatgaaaaggcaTATCATCATGCACATTGGGCCAACAAATTCAGGTAAGACATATAGGGCCTTACAGCAATTGAAACACGCCAACCGTGGTTACTATGCTGGACCTCTAAGGCTCTTGGCAAGGGAGATTTATGATAGATTTCAGAAGGACGGAGTTCGTTGTAACCTTTTGACGGGTGAAGAAGTGATTCATGATTTGGACAGTGCGGGAAACCCTGCAGGGTTGACCTCGGGTACGGTGGAGATGGTTCCCTTGACTCAAGATTTCGACGTCGTAGTGTTAGATGAGATCCAAATGATGGCAGATTTGGATAGAGGGTGGGCCTGGAGTAATGCTCTGTTAGGTGCCAAAGCTAGAGAAGTTCACGTTTGTGGGGAAAAGAGTACTCTGCCGCTCATAAAGAACATTATCAAGATGACTGGAGATAAGCTGACTGTTAACGAATATGAGAGATTGGGTAAgttgaaagtggaagattGGGTTTTGCCCAAAGGTTACAAAAGTCTGCGCAAGGGTGATTGCGTTGTGgcattttccaagaagCGGATCCTGGATTTGAAGCTTCGCATTGAAAAGGATACTAATTTGAAGGTTGCGGTCATTTATGGTTCCTTACCGCCCGAGACAAGAATCCAACAGGCACATCTTTTCAACTCCGGTGAGTACGACATCATGGTTGCCTCTGATGCTATTGGTATGGGGCTCAATCTTTCAATCGATAGAGTTATTTTCACTACGGATGTCAAATTCAATGGTAAGGAATTGGTAGAACTGAGCAGCTCTAACATCAAACAGATTGGTGGTAGAGCGGGCCGATTCAAAAGCGGTTCGCAAGGTCAAGATATTCCTCAAGGGTTCATTACTACGTTTGATCCCAGCGTTCTGTCCACTATCAGGAGGGGTATGGATGCCCCCATTGATTATTTACAGAGCGCTGTCATTTGGCCCACTGATGAAATATGCGGTAACATCATTACGAAATTCCCACCGGGAACACCGCCTAGTGTTCTACTGAAGGCTATTGCGCTGAGACTGGAGAAGAGTTCACACAAGCTTTTCACCATGTCGGATCTCAAGAACAAACTGAACGTACTAGCGATATTCGAACACATGGACGATATAGCTTTTTTCGATAAGCTGAGATTGAGCAATGCGCCTGTCAAGGATTTGCCGCTGGTGAGGAACGCGTTTGCTCAATTCTGCGATACCATTGCCAAGAGACAGACGAGAGGACTATTATCGTATCCGTTCCCATTTGAAGTGTTAGACTACAAATGCATaactgatgaaaaattcggCCTAGAGCTTTACGAGTCGCTATACAACATTATTATGCTGTACTTCTGGTTGGGAAATCGATACCCAAGTTATTTCATCGATTACGAGTCTGCTACTGATCTCAAGTATTTCTGTGAGCTAATCATATTTGAGAAACTCGAcagattgaaaaagaatCCCTACAACAAGGGAGCTCCCCAATCAGTAGGGTCCATCTACAAACAGAGAGCTCACTTTGTGAACCAGTAcacaaggaaaaggaactGA
- the ERG10 gene encoding acetyl-CoA C-acetyltransferase (highly similar to uniprot|P41338 Saccharomyces cerevisiae YPL028W ERG10 Acetyl-CoA C-acetyltransferase (acetoacetyl-CoA thiolase) cytosolic enzyme that transfers an acetyl group from one acetyl-CoA molecule to another forming acetoacetyl-CoA involved in the first step in mevalonate biosynthesis) — MSDNVYVVASCRTPVGSFQGSLASKTAIELGTAAVKGAISKVPQLKPETDYDEIIFGNVLSANSGQAPARQVALGAGLHNHIVDTTVNKVCASALRSIILGAQSIKCGTSDVVVAGGCESMTNTPYYMPAARSGARFGETKLVDGIQRDGLNDAYDGLAMGVHAEKCARDWDCSRQDQDEFAISSYQKAQKAQNEGKFDKEIVPITIKGFRGKPDTQVTKDEEPSKLNVEKLKSARTVFQKENGTVTAPNASPLNDGAAAVILVSEKKLKQLGLKPIAVIRGWGEAAHEPADFTWAPSLAVPKALTHAGIKDIGQIDFFEFNEAFSVVGLANTKILKIDPSKVNVYGGAVALGHPLGCSGARIVVTLLSVLEQENGKLGAAAICNGGGGASSIVLEKL, encoded by the coding sequence ATGTCTGATAACGTCTATGTCGTTGCTTCCTGCAGAACCCCTGTTGGTTCCTTCCAGGGATCATTGGCTTCCAAGACCGCCATTGAATTGGGTACTGCCGCTGTGAAAGGCGCAATCTCTAAAGTTCCACAATTGAAACCAGAGACCGATTACGATGAAATTATCTTCGGTAATGTCTTATCCGCCAACTCCGGACAAGCCCCTGCTAGACAGGTGGCTCTAGGTGCAGGCCTGCATAACCACATCGTGGACACAACTGTTAACAAAGTATGTGCTTCTGCTCTAAGGAGTATTATCCTCGGAGCTCAGAGTATCAAATGTGGGACTTCCGACGTCGTCGTCGCAGGTGGTTGTGAATCTATGACCAACACACCATACTACATGCCAGCAGCACGTTCCGGTGCTCGCTTTGGTGAAACTAAACTAGTCGACGGTATTCAAAGAGACGGTCTTAACGACGCCTACGACGGTCTTGCCATGGGTGTCCACGCGGAGAAATGCGCTAGGGACTGGGACTGCAGCCGTCAAGACCAGGACGAATTTGCCATTTCCTCCTATCAAAAGGCCCAAAAGGCTCAGAATGAAGGCAAATTTGACAAGGAAATCGTGCCTATCACTATCAAGGGTTTCAGAGGTAAGCCTGACACGCAGGTGACtaaggatgaagaaccaAGTAAATTAAAcgtggaaaaattgaaatccGCAAGAACCGTTTtccaaaaggaaaatgGTACCGTGACAGCACCAAACGCATCTCCTTTGAACGACGGTGCCGCTGCTGTTATTCTTGTGTctgagaagaaattgaagcaATTGGGTTTGAAGCCAATCGCCGTGATTAGAGGATGGGGTGAAGCTGCTCACGAACCTGCAGATTTCACGTGGGCTCCTTCATTGGCCGTTCCAAAGGCATTGACCCACGCTGGTATCAAGGACATCGGCCAGATTGACTTCTTTGAATTCAACGAGGCGTTCTCAGTGGTTGGATTGGCCAACACCAAGATCTTAAAGATCGATCCTTCCAAGGTTAACGTTTACGGTGGTGCCGTCGCGCTAGGACATCCATTGGGTTGCTCCGGTGCTCGTATCGTTGTGACTCTTTTGTCAGTGCTAGAACAAGAGAACGGTAAGCTAGGTGCAGCCGCTATCTgcaatggtggtggtggtgcttcATCTATCGttttagaaaaattgtag
- a CDS encoding gluconokinase (similar to uniprot|Q03786 Saccharomyces cerevisiae YDR248C Hypothetical ORF) → MANKVIVLAGTAGTGKSTVADILIKNHSARYPDVRFIEGDTLHPPSNVEKMSAGIPLVDEDRWGWLEKVANVSSETAKEHGLCIAACSSLKKKYRDFMREKRPDTIFYFVFLYGTKQEVLGRLERRSQHFMKATMMESQFKDLELPLEGEPHCCIVHIDGKSFEQVEEDTKEKVSKMFAE, encoded by the coding sequence ATGGCTAACAAGGTAATTGTTTTGGCGGGCACTGCAGGCACAGGCAAGTCAACTGTTGCAGACATTCTAATCAAGAATCACAGCGCCAGGTATCCAGATGTCAGATTCATCGAGGGAGATACGCTGCATCCACCATCGAACGTGGAGAAAATGTCAGCAGGCATCCCCTTGGTTGATGAAGATCGTTGGGGCTGGTTAGAAAAGGTTGCCAATGTCTCCAGCGAGACCGCCAAGGAGCATGGATTGTGTATTGCTGCATGTTCGAGtctcaagaagaaatacAGGGACTTCATGAGAGAAAAGAGACCTGACACTATTTTTTACTTCGTTTTCCTGTATGGTACCAAGCAAGAAGTTTTGGGCAGGTTGGAGAGACGTTCCCAGCACTTTATGAAGGCTACTATGATGGAATCtcaatttaaagatttagaattacCTTTGGAGGGCGAGCCCCACTGTTGTATTGTTCACATCGATGGTAAGAGTTTCGAGCAGGTGGAGGAAGATACCAAGGAAAAAGTCTCAAAAATGTTTGCAGAGTAA
- the SKS1 gene encoding putative serine/threonine protein kinase SKS1 (similar to uniprot|Q12505 Saccharomyces cerevisiae YPL026C SKS1 multicopy suppressor of snf3 and grr1 mutants serine/threonine protein kinase homologous to Ran1p) codes for MLTNCQINNFQITSQIGSGAYGLVFHALDIITENEYAIKAVVKSNSLNDFGKPKTDDNIKKSTVLQTQLYHFFKSFQNKLFLPTVDLDSIQSLSNAELARAPHYKEIALHLKVHSHENVCTIHQVLESPLATFIVMDYYHLDLFTAIVDREHFTSNGLLIKKVFLQLCSALEHCHHNGVFHCDIKPENVLLDANNNVHLCDFGLSTTCQYLAPNVCIGSSYYMAPERILYCSGENDTVTSFPTSTGDVWSLGVILINLCCIRNPWLKAHQTEDSTFNYYAKNPSVLKQILPISEEVYEILIKVLQINPYARIDIKSLMNEVANLTSLTNEGPLKSVPKLDDHLYDTFITGDRGMCLREMLKEEKEEEREIEIDDESLSESIPCESDEEWTKSFGNSLFMQWAGNNLSTLTNFSYN; via the coding sequence ATGCTAACGAACTGTCAGATAAACAATTTCCAGATAACCTCACAGATAGGTTCAGGAGCGTACGGGCTGGTATTCCATGCGCTGGATATAATAACAGAAAATGAATATGCCATTAAAGCGGTAGTGAAGTCTAATTCTCTTAACGACTTCGGTAAGCCCAAGACTGATGATAACATTAAGAAGAGTACCGTTTTGCAGACCCAGTTGTACCACTTTTTCAAGTCATTCCAAAACAAGTTGTTCTTGCCCACAGTGGATTTAGATTCCATTCAAAGCTTAAGCAATGCGGAACTGGCTAGAGCTCCTCATTACAAGGAAATCGCATTACATTTGAAAGTGCACTCGCATGAAAACGTATGCACCATTCACCAGGTGTTGGAGTCCCCATTAGCAACATTCATCGTTATGGACTACTATCACTTGGATCTGTTCACTGCGATCGTCGACAGAGAGCATTTTACTAGCAACGGTCTCTTGATTAAAAAGGTTTTCTTGCAATTATGCTCAGCCTTAGAGCACTGTCACCATAACGGTGTTTTCCACTGCGATATCAAACCTGAAAACGTGCTGCTGGATGCGAATAATAATGTCCATTTGTGTGACTTTGGTCTATCGACTACATGCCAATATCTGGCTCCAAATGTTTGCATCGGTTCGTCTTACTATATGGCACCAGAGAGGATCCTATACTGTAGTGGAGAAAATGATACTGTAACAAGCTTCCCTACATCAACAGGTGATGTATGGTCCCTAGGAGTTATACTGATAAATTTGTGCTGCATTAGAAATCCATGGTTAAAGGCTCACCAGACCGAGGATTCCACTTTCAACTATTACGCCAAGAATCCATCCGTATTGAAGCaaattttgccaatttcaGAGGAAGTTTACGAAATATTAATAAAGGTGTTGCAGATAAACCCATACGCAAGGATTGATATCAAGAGTTTAATGAATGAAGTGGCTAACTTGACAAGCCTTACTAATGAAGGTCCATTGAAGAGTGTGCCAAAATTGGATGATCACCTTTACGATACTTTTATCACAGGCGACAGAGGGATGTGTTTAAGGGAGATGCtgaaggaagaaaaggaagaggaaagagaaaTAGAAATAGACGATGAGAGTCTGAGTGAAAGCATCCCCTGTGAATCCGACGAAGAGTGGACTAAGAGTTTTGGTAACAGTCTGTTTATGCAATGGGCCGGGAATAACCTGTCGACTCTAACGAATTTTAGCTATAACTGA
- the TRS23 gene encoding TRAPP subunit TRS23 (similar to uniprot|Q03784 Saccharomyces cerevisiae YDR246W TRS23 Component of the targeting complex (TRAPP) involved in ER to Golgi membrane traffic): MAVRMLLVINKSGGLIYHRSFEGDVDKGLNSNDYLILASILHGSFAIATQLTPKALQLSQSSSKNIDYTVPYIPYVGMPRGRTSSERSKYGASAPQGKLGSFKGDDFFKESFQSWNRSGVRQLCTDQFTMYIYQTMTGLKFVVACSQGTLSPANPSSSNNIFNIHVADNFLRKIYCLYSDYVMKDPFYSLEMPIKSTLFDKKVKQMVDNLV, from the coding sequence ATGGCTGTTCGAATGTTACTCGTCATTAACAAATCCGGTGGTCTCATATACCATCGCTCCTTTGAAGGCGACGTGGACAAAGGGCTGAACAGCAACGACTACCTTATTCTAGCGAGTATATTGCACGGATCCTTCGCCATTGCCACGCAGTTAACACCAAAGGCACTGCAACTATCACAGTCCTCATCAAAAAATATCGATTACACCGTACCATATATCCCGTATGTCGGAATGCCCCGAGGTCGTACTAGCAGTGAAAGGAGTAAATACGGTGCTTCTGCCCCACAGGGTAAGCTAGGCAGTTTCAAAGGTGATGACTTCTTTAAGGAATCGTTTCAAAGTTGGAATCGTTCTGGTGTTAGACAGCTCTGTACCGATCAATTCACAATGTACATATACCAAACCATGACCGGGCTCAAATTCGTTGTAGCATGCTCACAAGGTACACTTTCGCCAGCAAATCCCAGCAGcagtaataatattttTAACATTCATGTCGCAGACAACTTTTTAAGAAAAATCTACTGTCTTTACAGCGACTACGTGATGAAAGATCCTTTCTATTCGCTAGAAATGCCTATAAAATCTACTCTATTTGACAAGAAAGTTAAGCAAATGGTAGATAATTTGGTTTAG
- the RMI1 gene encoding Rmi1p (similar to uniprot|Q02685 Saccharomyces cerevisiae YPL024W RMI1 Protein of unknown function GFP tagged protein localizes to the cytoplasm and nucleus), whose product MSKAHTHSQTHTYNLSFILDESTMSTIIFQDISQVPSPLQINDRSTLTGRDLAILEAFENEPWNSGPPPLVDQKLSRLDRDLLFQILMVENTSKSKLNQVDDIRAKLDPTLQRVDRLKTTRDRVVINQVDIDSDEPTSENASTNALNQSRAVFRLVLQDRKGSLFYAINSSPLSWLQVCMLGSKVIIKKGSIFNRGVFILQEPNVLFLGGINRAWNENRDGKLCEYLEAKLQRDAEDMKLNGSKKRKNTR is encoded by the coding sequence ATGTCCAAGGCACACACACACTCACAAACACACACATACAACTTATCCTTCATTTTAGACGAATCAACAATGTCAACGATTATATTTCAAGATATCTCACAAGTACCGTCACCGTTGCAGATCAATGATAGATCCACACTCACTGGTAGAGATCTGGCTATTTTAGAAGCATTCGAAAACGAACCATGGAATTCAGGGCCACCACCACTAGTGGATCAGAAACTTAGTAGGCTCGATAGAGATCtacttttccaaatactCATGGTGGAAAACACTAGTAAGTCgaaattgaatcaagtGGATGATATCAGGGCAAAATTGGACCCAACTTTACAAAGGGTTGATCGGCTAAAGACCACCCGGGATAGGGTTGTCATAAACCAAGTGGATATTGACAGTGATGAACCAACATCGGAAAATGCAAGTACGAATGCGCTTAACCAATCCAGGGCAGTCTTCAGATTAGTTTTACAAGATAGGAAAGGCTCGCTTTTTTATGCAATAAATTCGAGCCCATTGTCTTGGCTACAAGTTTGCATGTTAGGGTCAAAGGTAATCATAAAGAAGGGATCAATCTTCAACAGAGGTGTGTTTATCCTACAAGAACCGAACGTGTTGTTTTTAGGTGGAATAAATAGAGCTTGGAATGAGAATAGAGATGGAAAACTCTGTGAGTATCTCGAAGCTAAACTGCAAAGAGATGCTGAGGATATGAAACTTAATGGCAgtaagaaaagaaagaatacGCGATAA
- the MET12 gene encoding methylenetetrahydrofolate reductase (NAD(P)H) MET12 (highly similar to uniprot|P46151 Saccharomyces cerevisiae YPL023C MET12 Isozyme of methylenetetrahydrofolate reductase catalyzes the reduction of 5 10-methylenetetrahydrofolate to 5-methyltetrahydrofolate in the methionine biosynthesis pathway) has translation MSIRELYESKDGPTLSLEFFPPKTETGKQNLLERMERMTALGPLFATVTWGAGGSTAEKTLELASLAQKNLNLPICMHLTCTNMDRNIIDDALTRCKAAGIHNILALRGDPPIGQDWSDLEASQSEFKHAVDLVRYINYRFPNEFCIGVAAYPEGHCEGEAEGNEQNPWKDLPFLKEKIDAGADFVITQLFYDVDKFLQFEQMFRQHISTDLPLIPGLMPINSYLLFNRAAKLSHASIPSSVLQKFPPEIQADDDAVKSIGVDILIEIIETIYKATHGRIKCFHFYTLNLEKAVAKIVATSPTLSDTLDVVEDENDEAATSEPEEQDQEGDIVLEDANVKNLIEDNRKRRRQSSTVSNVSSELTSNRVIIGKKNQHGVGAPTRKVVISISQGSGTLGRDATWDEFPNGRFGDTRSPAFGEIDGYGPTLKVSNKKAYELWGQPKTIQDLQIIFIKYLEGSIDALPWCDLGLSPETALIQEELIQLNERGFLTLASQPATNGSPSTNKIFGWGPAYGVVYQKAFIEMFVPKNIWENGNMKKAIEQYGRAKLTYYANDSQGNFETNLESNSSNVVTWGVFSDSQVIQSTIVSEESFKAWSDEAFSIWLEWAKLFPRNTSTNSLLRQIHQEYCLISIVHHDYINPDELWEIILS, from the coding sequence ATGTCAATTAGAGAACTTTATGAATCCAAAGATGGTCCCACACTCTCGTTAGAGTTTTTCCCACCCAAGACAGAGACTGGTAAGCAGAACCTGTTAGAACGTATGGAACGTATGACTGCACTGGGACCGCTGTTTGCTACCGTTACTTGGGGAGCTGGTGGTAGCACTGCTGAAAAGACGTTAGAATTAGCTTCCTTAgctcaaaagaatttgaatctgCCAATTTGTATGCACCTAACATGCACCAATATGGATAGAAACATTATTGATGATGCTTTGACTAGATGTAAAGCCGCAGGAATTCATAATATTCTGGCATTAAGAGGAGATCCACCCATCGGTCAAGATTGGTCTGATTTAGAAGCTTCTCAGTCGGAATTTAAGCATGCTGTCGATCTTGTCAGGTACATTAACTACAGATTTCCAAACGAGTTCTGTATTGGTGTAGCTGCATACCCAGAGGGCCATTGCGAAGGTGAAGCCGAGGGTAATGAGCAAAATCCTTGGAAGGATTTACCATTcttaaaggaaaaaatagATGCAGGTGCTGATTTTGTCATTACTCAACTGTTTTACGATGTGGATAAATTCTTACAATTCGAACAGATGTTTAGGCAGCACATCTCTACAGATTTGCCCCTAATTCCAGGTCTTATGCCCATCAATTCTTACCTTTTGTTCAACAGAGCCGCTAAACTTTCTCATGCATCTATACCATCAAGtgttttacaaaaattcCCACCTGAGATTCAAGCTGACGATGATGCAGTTAAATCTATTGGTGTGGATATTTTGATAGAAATTATTGAAACGATTTACAAGGCTACTCATGGTCGCATTAAATGTTTCCATTTCTACACTCTGAACTTGGAGAAAGCTGTTGCTAAGATAGTGGCAACCTCCCCTACCTTAAGCGATACTTTGGATgttgttgaagatgaaaatgatgagGCTGCCACATCAGAACCGGAAGAACAAGATCAGGAAGGCGATATTGTTCTCGAAGATGCTAACGTGAAAAACTTGATCGAGGATAATcgtaaaagaagaagacaatCAAGTACCGTTAGCAACGTTTCCAGTGAACTGACTTCTAATAGAGTTATTATCGGTAAGAAAAACCAACATGGTGTAGGTGCCCCCACTAGAAAAGTGGTCATTTCGATCTCTCAAGGTTCAGGTACGTTGGGACGTGATGCTACGTGGGATGAATTCCCCAACGGTCGTTTCGGTGATACAAGATCACCTGCATTCggtgaaattgatggtTATGGTCCCACTTTGAAAGTAAGTAACAAGAAGGCTTACGAACTTTGGGGTCAACCAAAAACTATTCAGGATTTACAGAtaattttcatcaaatacTTGGAAGGATCTATAGACGCATTGCCATGGTGTGATTTAGGCCTTTCACCGGAAACAGCTTTaattcaagaagaattgattcaGTTAAATGAGAGAGGATTTCTAACGTTGGCATCCCAGCCTGCTACCAATGGATCACCTAGTACCAATAAAATATTCGGTTGGGGTCCGGCATACGGTGTGGTTTACCAAAAGGCATTCATAGAAATGTTTGTCCCCAAAAATATATGGGAAAACGGTAATATGAAAAAAGCAATTGAACAGTACGGACGTGCTAAATTGACTTATTATGCAAATGACAGTCAgggaaattttgaaactaaTCTAGAGTCCAATAGTTCGAATGTAGTCACTTGGGGTGTCTTCTCGGATAGTCAAGTGATTCAATCAACAATCGTATCTGAAGAATCCTTTAAAGCGTGGAGTGATGAAGCCTTTAGCATATGGTTGGAGTGGGCTAAACTTTTCCCCAGAAATACATCAACGAACAGTCTTTTGAGACAGATTCACCAGGAATATTGCCTGATATCGATTGTCCATCATGATTACATCAACCCAGACGAGCTATGGGAAATCATACTGTCCTAA